The Primulina eburnea isolate SZY01 chromosome 8, ASM2296580v1, whole genome shotgun sequence genome contains a region encoding:
- the LOC140839653 gene encoding ATP-dependent helicase BRM-like isoform X2: protein MQSGGGPQQGGGGHGRSTAPSASASPSSSSSAAFDHQQQQRQQQFLRRTEGNTALLAYQAGNINGALAGANVLASGFMQLPQQSRKLIDPGQQHAPPNIQDQGHNRIQGAEQQMLNPFQHTYLQHAFQAAQPKSTLGMQSQQQMKPGITGPLVKDEDMRMKNMIQVGNLSPASTSKKSSEQVVDGEKPADHNQRSISSEPRSSYPARLGQTMSSASMLGPHTQQNIMKMTNNPMAAQMQALQSLALEHNIDLSDPANANVIAQLIPLMQSRMVAQQKANDSNISIQSASFPKPNSTSMQVASESSPHANSSSDVSGQSGSSKVRQVLSSGMGVTSSAALVDNSSNLSLQQFSAHVKDNQLTPRQPNIVGSGMPLFHPMQSPVNSSQGVESLMLAKASSISEASQAQYARKANQSPRQSVTPSSDAEVGNLSTPAGGPFPQMRQSHVGFTKQQLHVLKAQILAFRRLKAFSFALQKGDSTLPRELLQAISPPPLDLKIQQVLPPPGTASKDRSTGECVDEHVKSMESTEKVHQVVALTAGAGKVKEEVLRDVKATSSAANRQSTTPETKESRYVVPRGKEEHQDEGSSGKLEHGTDLGTQTPPIRSDVTVDRDKAVASKPVVSETIQVKKPIQASNATQPKDTGSTKKYHGPLFDFPVFTRKHDTLGSSMMNNNNNLVLAYDIKDLFSEEGGEICKRRRAEKIRKIDKLLSVNLERKKFKPDLVIRLQIESKKLQLVDLQARLRDEIEQQQIEIMAMPDRPYRKFVRLCERQRLELNRQSQASQKAVREKQLKSIFQWRKKLLEAHWIIRDARIARNRGVHKYHEKMLREFSKRKDDGRDKRMEALKNNDVERYREMLLEQQTNINGEAAERYAVLSSFLTQTEEYLHKLGSKITAAKNLQEVEEAGSSAIAAARAQGLSEEEVRAAAACAREEVMIRNRFTEMNAPKENTSVNKYYNLAHAVSERVTRQPSMLRAGTLRDYQLVGLQWMLSLYNNKLNGILADEMGLGKTVQVMSLIAYLMEFKGNYGPHLIIVPNAVLVNWKSEFHIWLPTVSCIFYVGGKDQRAKLFSQEVLAMKFNVLVTTYEFIMYDRSKLSKVDWKYIIIDEAQRMKDRESVLARDLDRYRCQRRLLLTGTPLQNELKELWSLLNLLLPEVFDNRKAFHDWFSQPFQKEGPTHNAEDDWLETEKKVIVIHRLHQILEPFMLRRRVEDVEGSLPPKVSIVLKCRMSSIQSVIYDWIKSTGTLRIDPEDEKLKVQKNPIYQPKVYKTLNNRCMELRKSCNHPLLNYPYFSDFSKDFLVRSCGKLWVLDRVLIKLHRTGHRVLLFSTMTKLLDIVEEYLQWRRLVFRRIDGTTSLEDRESAIMDFNSPDTDCFIFLLSIRAAGRGLNLQSADTVIIYDPDPNPKNEEQAVARAHRIGQTREVKVIYMEAVVDKIPSHQKEDEIRSEGAVDSDDDLAGKDRYMGSIESLIRNNIQQYKIDMADEVINAGRFDQRTTHEERRLTLETLLHDEERYQETVHDVPSLHEVNRMIARSDAEVELFDQMDEELDWAEDMTRYDQVPKWLRASTKEVNTTISNLSKKSSKNVFYGGGVGLESSDIVHETERKRGRPKRKVPIYTELDDEEEEFSEASSEDRNRYSVQGVGETGDFEDDESTGAPRLNNEQSEEESPVSADGYQSQRALESIRNNDVLDEAGSSGSSSHSQRLLRMVSPSASSQKFGSLSALDDRSNSRSKKSVDELEEGEIAASGDSHIDHQQSGSWIQDRDEGEDEQVLQPKIKRKRSIRYRPRPADSLGEKYTKKSSLRHENRCQLQFQVEGRNAFQERDERAHNVGEPSSLKTDKNDLSMKNRSSLPSRKTSIAKSHGSMKSGAVNYVSTPDYTREQPREKWDNKSKKPTGSGYKMSEVIQRKCKNVISKLQRRIDKEGHQIIPLLTELWKRIENSNPVGGAGNNLLDFRRIDLRVDKSEYSGVMELVSDVQLVLKCGLQYYGFSYEVRSEAKKVHDLFFDILKIAFPDTDFREARNSMSFSGPISTPASASRQMLASQTKRQKLVKDVDSDNGHFQKPQTRAAIHTLEETKTRSYMTQKELRLGSSSSREHSQQDNAHPFTHPGDFVICKKKRKDREKSAVKAAGNRSAGPLSPIGLGLNIKSPSSFSGTKDMGLMQQIGAQQSRAALSPQQGNSGGSAVGWANPVKRMRTDAGKRRPSHL, encoded by the exons ATGCAATCTGGCGGTGGGCCCCAGCAAGGCGGCGGCGGACATGGAAGGAGCACTGCCCCTTCGGCCTCTGCTTCGCCATCCTCGTCTTCATCTGCCGCATTTGACCACCAGCAGCAACAAAGACAG CAACAATTTTTGAGGAGAACCGAAGGGAATACTGCCCTTTTAGCCTACCAAGCTGGCAATATTAATGGGGCCCTTGCTGGAGCAAATGTTTTGGCATCTGGATTCATGCAATTACCTCAGCAATCCAGGAAGTTAATTGATCCGGGTCAACAACATGCCCCTCCTAATATTCAAGACCAGGGTCACAATAGGATTCAAGGTGCTGAACAACAGATGTTGAATCCTTTCCAACATACTTACTTGCAACATGCCTTTCAGGCTGCACAACCGAAATCAACCTTAGGGATGCAATCCCAGCAGCAGATGAAACCAGGGATTACTGGTCCTCTTGTCAAAGATGAAGATATGCGGATGAAAAATATGATCCAAGTTGGGAATCTGTCTCCGGCATCCACCTCCAAAAAATCATCTGAGCAGGTCGTTGACGGTGAGAAACCAGCAGATCATAATCAGCGGTCCATATCAAGCGAACCAAGATCTAGTTATCCTGCACGTCTTGGTCAAACAATGTCATCAGCATCAATGCTGGGGCCACATACCCAGCAAAATATCATGAAAATGACTAACAACCCCATGGCTGCACAAATGCAAGCCTTGCAGTCTTTGGCGCTCGAGCACAATATTGACCTGTCTGATCCTGCAAATGCAAATGTGATCGCTCAACTAATTCCCCTAATGCAATCCAGAATGGTTGCTCAGCAAAAAGCAAATGACAGCAATATCAGTATTCAGTCTGCATCTTTTCCAAAACCCAACAGTACTTCAATGCAAGTTGCAAGCGAAAGTTCACCCCATGCTAATTCCTCGAGCGATGTATCTGGACAGTCTGGATCTTCAAAAGTTAGGCAGGTTTTGTCTAGTGGTATGGGTGTGACTTCTAGTGCTGCTCTGGTTGACAATTCTAGCAACCTATCACTGCAGCAGTTCTCTGCGCACGTTAAAGATAACCAACTGACTCCTAGACAACCAAATATTGTTGGAAGTGGAATGCCCCTATTTCATCCCATGCAATCGCCTGTGAATTCAAGCCAAGGTGTTGAAAGTTTAATGCTTGCGAAAGCTTCATCCATTTCAGAAGCTTCTCAGGCCCAGTATGCCAGAAAAGCTAATCAATCTCCCCGACAATCTGTAACTCCATCTAGTGATGCGGAGGTGGGCAATTTGTCAACACCTGCTGGTGGACCATTTCCCCAGATGCGACAATCACATGTTGGATTTACAAAGCAGCAACTGCATGTACTTAAAGCACAAATACTTGCATTTAGGCGTCTGAAG GCTTTTTCCTTTGCCCTGCAGAAAGGAGATTCAACTCTGCCACGTGAATTGCTCCAAGCTATTTCCCCTCCACCACTTGATTTAAAGATACAGCAGGTATTGCCCCCTCCTGGGACTGCTAGCAAGGATAGGTCAACTGGAGAGTGTGTAGATGAGCATGTAAAATCTATGGAGTCAACTGAAAAAGTGCATCAGGTTGTGGCTTTGACTGCTGGAGCAGGTAAAGTGAAGGAGGAAGTTCTGAGAGATGTCAAGGCAACTTCTTCGGCTGCTAATAGGCAAAGTACTACACCTGAAACAAAGGAATCAAGATATGTGGTTCCTCGTGGGAAAGAAGAACATCAAGATGAAGGATCTTCAGGGAAGTTGGAACATGGAACTGATCTTGGAACACAGACACCTCCTATTAGGAGTGATGTTACTGTAGATAGGGATAAAGCAGTTGCTTCGAAGCCAGTTGTGTCAGAAACAATTCAAGTTAAGAAACCTATTCAAGCAAGCAATGCAACTCAACCCAAGGATACTGGTTCAACTAAAAAGTATCATGGCCCTTTGTTTGATTTCCCAGTGTTTACTAGGAAACATGACACACTTGGGTCATCGATGatgaacaataataataatcttGTTCTAGCTTATGATATTAAAGATCTTTTCTCCGAGGAAGGTGGAGAGATTTGTAAAAGGAGAAGGGCAGAAAAAATACGAAAGATTGATAAATTACTATCTGTAAACTTGGAGAGGAAGAAGTTTAAACCTGATCTTGTTATACGACTACAAATTGAATCAAAAAAACTtcagcttgtagatcttcaggCACGGTTGAGGGATGAGATTGAGCAACAACAAATAGAGATAATGGCAATGCCTGATAGACCATATCGTAAATTTGTTCGACTATGCGAGCGTCAACGGCTAGAGCTAAACAGGCAATCTCAGGCTAGTCAGAAGGCAGTTAGAGAAAAGCAACTGAAATCCATATTTCAGTGGCGCAAGAAGCTTCTTGAGGCACACTGGATCATCCGCGACGCTCGAATTGCTCGCAATAGGGGAGTTCACAAGTATCATGAAAAAATGCTTAGGGAGTtttctaaaaggaaagatgatgGCCGTGATAAAAGGATGGAAGCACTGAAAAATAATGATGTGGAAAGATATAGGGAGATGTTGTTGGAACAACAAACTAACATCAACGGCGAGGCTGCAGAAAGATATGCTGTTCTGTCGTCATTCCTGACTCAAACTGAAGAATATCTTCACAAATTAGGAAGTAAAATAACAGCAGCTAAAAATCTTCAGGAGGTTGAGGAGGCAGGCAGTTCTGCCATCGCCGCAGCACGTGCACAG GGTCTCTCGGAAGAAGAAGTAAGAGCTGCTGCTGCCTGTGCTAGAGAAGAAGTGATGATAAGGAATCGATTCACTGAGATGAATGCACCAAAAGAAAATACATCCGTTAACAA GTATTACAATCTCGCACATGCTGTTAGTGAAAGGGTCACTAGGCAGCCCTCGATGTTACGTGCTGGAACATTACGTGACTATCAGCTT GTTGGTTTGCAGTGGATGTTATCTTTGTACAACAACAAATTAAATGGAATCTTGGCCGATGAGATGGGTCTTGGGAAGACCGTTCAG GTCATGTCCTTGATTGCATATTTAATGGAGTTTAAAGGAAACTATGGTCCACATCTTATCATTGTTCCTAATGCTGTTCTGGTGAACTGGAAG AGTGAATTCCACATTTGGCTTCCAACTGTCTCCTGCATATTTTATGTTGGTGGAAAAGATCAAAGGGCAAAATTGTTTTCTCAA GAAGTCTTAGCGATGAAGTTTAATGTCCTCGTGACAACCTATGAGTTCATTATGTATGATCGGTCAAAACTTTCAAAAGTTGATTGGAAGTATATTATAATTGATGAAGCACAACGAATGAAGGACAGAGAGTCCGTTCTAGCTCGTGATCTTGATAGATATCGATGCCAAAGGCGCTTGCTTCTCACTGGAACACCATTGCAG AATGAACTTAAAGAACTGTGGTCCCTTTTAAACCTATTGCTCCCAGAAGTATTTGATAATAGAAAAGCTTTTCACGATTGGTTTTCACAACCATTTCAAAAAGAAGGTCCCACACACAATGCTGAGGATGACTGGCTTGAGACTGAGAAGAAGGTGATAGTTATCCATAGACTTCATCAAATTTTAGAGCCATTTATGCTTAGGCGTCGTGTTGAAGATGTGGAAGGATCACTGCCTCCCAAG GTTTCCATTGTCCTGAAATGCAGAATGTCTTCCATTCAGAGTGTCATATATGACTGGATCAAATCCACTGGTACTCTAAGAATTGACCCAGAAGATGAAAAGCTCAAAGTTCAGAAGAATCCAATTTATCAGCCAAAAGTTTACAAGACCTTAAATAACAGATGCATGGAGCTAAGGAAATCATGCAATCACCCTTTACTCAACTATCCATATTTTAGTGATTTTTCAAAGGATTTTCTTGTGAGATCATGCGGAAAATTGTGGGTTCTGGATAGAGTGTTAATTAAGCTTCATCGAACTGGCCATAGGGTATTGCTATTTAGCACCATGACCAAACTGCTCGACATAGTGGAGGAATATTTGCAATGGAGAAGGCTTGTTTTCAGACGAATCGACGGGACAACTAGTTTGGAAGATCGTGAGAGTGCTATTATGGACTTCAATAGTCCTGAtactgattgttttatattcTTACTCAGCATTCGTGCTGCTGGACGAGGTTTGAATCTTCAATCTGCTGACACTGTCATCATATATGATCCTGATCCAAACCCAAAAAATGAGGAACAGGCTGTTGCTCGAGCACACCGAATTGGGCAGACTAGGGAGGTAAAAGTCATTTATATGGAAGCTGTGGTAGACAAAATACCAAGCCATCAGAAAGAAGATGAGATCAGGAGTGAAGGTGCAGTTGATTCTGATGACGACCTTGCTGGGAAGGATCGTTATATGGGTTCTATTGAGAGCCTCATTCGGAATAACATTCAACAATATAAGATTGACATGGCTGATGAGGTTATAAATGCTGGTCGTTTTGACCAAAGGACTACACATGAAGAGAGACGCCTGACCTTAGAAACCTTGTTGCATGATGAAGAGAGATACCAAGAAACTGTACATGATGTTCCTTCTCTTCATGAAGTTAATCGGATGATTGCCAGAAGTGATGCGGAAGTAGAGCTCTTTGATCAAATGGATGAGGAACTTGACTGGGCAGAAGATATGACTCGGTATGATCAAGTTCCAAAATGGCTTCGAGCAAGTACTAAAGAAGTAAATACCACAATTTCTAATTTATCCAAGAAGTCATCAAAGAATGTCTTCTATGGAGGAGGTGTGGGTTTAGAATCCAGTGACATCGTTCATGAGACCGAGAGAAAGAGGGGGCGTCCCAAGAGGAAAGTTCCTATTTACACTGAATTGGATGACGAAGAAGAAGAATTTTCTGAAGCTAGTTCGGAGGATAGGAATCGATATTCTGTACAAGGAGTAGGAGAAACTGGGGATTTTGAAGATGATGAATCTACTGGGGCTCCACGACTTAATAACGAGCAGTCAGAAGAAGAAAGTCCCGTTTCTGCTGATGGATACCAATCCCAAAGAGCTTTGGAAAGCATCAGAAACAACGATGTACTTGATGAAGCAGGTTCATCTGGATCATCTTCACACAGTCAAAGGTTATTAAGGATGGTTTCTCCTTCCGCGTCTTCTCAGAAATTTGGATCACTTTCTGCTTTAGATGACAGGTCCAACTCCCGTTCGAAGAAGTCG GTAGATGAATTAGAAGAAGGGGAAATTGCTGCATCTGGTGATTCTCATATTGACCACCAGCAATCTGGTAGCTGGATTCAAGATCGTGATGAAGGTGAAGATGAACAGGTTTTGCAGCCCAAAATTAAACGAAAACGAAGTATTCGGTATCGTCCAAGGCCTGCAGATAGTTTGGGAGAGAAATATACTAAGAAGTCATCCCTTCGCCATGAGAATCGTTGTCAATTGCAATTTCAGGTGGAAGGTAGAAATGCATTCCAGGAAAGGGATGAACGTGCACATAATGTTGGAGAACCTAGCTCATTGAAAACTGACAAAAATGATTTATCCATGAAGAACAGGAGTAGTTTACCCTCGAGGAAAACATCTATAGCTAAATCGCATGGTTCTATGAAATCTGGCGCGGTTAATTATGTATCTACTCCAGATTATACTCGGGAACAACCAAGGGAAAAATGGGACAATAAATCGAAAAAGCCTACTGGTAGTGGCTATAAAATGTCTGAGGTCATCCAGAGAAAG TGCAAGAATGTCATCAGTAAGCTTCAAAGAAGAATAGATAAAGAAGGTCATCAAATAATACCCTTGCTAACTGAACTTTGGAAAAGAATTGAGAACTCCAATCCTGTGGGTGGGGCAGGGAATAACCTTTTGGACTTTAGAAGGATCGACCTTCGTGTTGACAAATCTGAGTACAGCGGCGTCATGGAGCTTGTATCTGATGTGCAACTTGTGTTGAAGTGTGGTTTGCAGTATTATGGATTCTCTTATGAG GTGAGGTCGGAAGCGAAGAAAGTACACGATCTCTTCTTTGACATCTTGAAGATAGCATTTCCAGACACTGATTTTCGAGAAGCCAGAAATTCTATGTCTTTTTCTGGTCCAATTTCGACACCAGCCAGTGCTTCAAGACAGATGCTTGCTAGTCAGACCAAGCGCCAGAAATTAGTGAAGGATGTGGATTCTGACAATGGTCATTTTCAGAAGCCACAGACTCGAGCAGCCATCCATACTCTGGAGGAAACCAAGACCAGAAGTTATATGACACAAAAAGAGCTTCGGCTTGGAAGTAGCAGTAGCCGTGAGCATAGCCAACAGGATAATGCACACCCGTTTACTCATCCTGGGGACTTCGTTATCTGCAAAAAGAAGAGGAAAGACAGGGAAAAATCAGCAGTGAAGGCAGCAGGGAATAGGTCAGCAGGTCCTCTGTCACCTATTGGCCTTGGCCTTAATATTAAAAGTCCAAGCTCATTTTCTGGCACCAAAGATATGGGATTGATGCAGCAAATTGGTGCACAACAAAGTCGAGCTGCCCTTTCTCCTCAACAAGGGAATAGTGGTGGTAGTGCTGTTGGATGGGCGAATCCTGTAAAGAGAATGAGAACCGATGCTGGAAAGAGGCGCCCAAGCCATTTATGA